The Candidatus Ozemobacteraceae bacterium sequence CACCGGTGCCAACGGGCGGTTCATGTTTACGAATCTCACGCCTGACAAGTTCAAGATCGAAGCCACCAAGGTCGGTTACGAGGACTTGCAGTATCCTTCAGCCTCCTCGACCGTAACTTCCGTATACGTCCAGAACGCTGAAACGGTCGATATCGGTGCGATCAAGATGAACGCCGTCGGCAGTCCGTTGCCTCAGTATATTTCCGTTCGTCTGAATCTTCGCGACAGCAAGTCGATGGAACTCCTGGATGGAAATGAGCTGGTGACGATCACCTTCGACAACCAGACGTTCACCTACACGGTTACCGAATGGAAAAACGGCCAGACAGCCGGAGGACAAGCGATTCAACTTCCGGCAAAAGGCGGAGTCTATGCCGTTTCAATCAGCCCGAATCCCGATCTCTACAAAACGACCAACACGACTCTGTCTGGGACGGCCAATATTCTCACGGACATCATGCTGGAAGCCAATTCATACAACCTCATCGTGCGCTGTGTGAACGTTCCGGATTATATCGTAGGCGGTATCATGAATATCTACGCCGAACAGGCCGGAACGAATCCCCCGAAGATTCTCGCCACGCATACGATCAGCGACCTTGGCAACCTGACGAGCCCGCAGTTGCCCAACGTGGTCAAGGTCCCTGGGGTGGCCTTCCCGATCAATCTCCGCGTCAACGTTCGGGGATATCTGGATGAAGTCATTGCGATCGATACGATCGCCCAAGGCGAACAGGGAAATATCCGAATCGATGTTGATTTCCTTGCGAACAATGACACCCTTGCGCCGGCGCTCGATGCTGCCAACCCCGTTGTTGGCATCCTCGACAACCGTGTCACCCGTGGTGTCACCATCCGTGTTGCGGGTCCAGATCTGATCAACAACGACACCGTCATCGGCAATCTGTGGCATACCAACGTTCCGGTCAACTACGTTGGCGGTGGTGTCTGCGATCTCGATTATGCGGCTGTCCCCGTTGGTTATAAACAGCCCTGGACCGTCTCGATCTATCCCGATTCAAAAGGACCGGCGGCGGCTTCCGGCAGTTACTCGATCAACGGGGATGCGATGATCAATCCTGAAGAGGATGCCGGAAATATCATTCTCCTCATCGGGGCAGTTGCGAAACGGCCCTGAGAACGCGATCGATAGAAAAATCCCCCGGACGATCGTCCGGGGGTTTTTTCTATCGATCGAACGAGGTTATTTCCAGAATGTCGTTCCCCGATCGTAGGTGTGACCGAGATGTTGCGCTATGCTTGCCGCTATATCCCAAAGGCCGTGGCGGATGCCGAGGTCGGCGCCGGGGCGACCCTTCTGGTAGGCGAGCAGGAAGGGATACTCGCGGGTGTGGTCGCTTCCCTTGAAGGTCGGGTCGCAGCCGTGGTCGGAGGTGAGGATCAGGAGGTCTTTCTCGTCGAGCTTCGCCATGAAGCCGGCCAGCCAGGC is a genomic window containing:
- a CDS encoding carboxypeptidase-like regulatory domain-containing protein, whose protein sequence is MNVRVWGGWLLAALGITVLMTMGCEKGALGVRSSNLTGLIVDSASSAPIEGVRVRIVSEAAVSTNAQAALGQNFVSVTGANGRFMFTNLTPDKFKIEATKVGYEDLQYPSASSTVTSVYVQNAETVDIGAIKMNAVGSPLPQYISVRLNLRDSKSMELLDGNELVTITFDNQTFTYTVTEWKNGQTAGGQAIQLPAKGGVYAVSISPNPDLYKTTNTTLSGTANILTDIMLEANSYNLIVRCVNVPDYIVGGIMNIYAEQAGTNPPKILATHTISDLGNLTSPQLPNVVKVPGVAFPINLRVNVRGYLDEVIAIDTIAQGEQGNIRIDVDFLANNDTLAPALDAANPVVGILDNRVTRGVTIRVAGPDLINNDTVIGNLWHTNVPVNYVGGGVCDLDYAAVPVGYKQPWTVSIYPDSKGPAAASGSYSINGDAMINPEEDAGNIILLIGAVAKRP